In Babesia bovis T2Bo chromosome 3, whole genome shotgun sequence, the genomic window CACTGCTATTGGCGACGACTTTTACTGGAGACGTCATGGCATTATCGACCGCATACGTTCTTCATGGCTTGAGCGTACTACACCAGAGTCTGTGCCTTCCTTCAGTGGACTCAAACCAACTAGCACCCGTGTTTACAGGGACCCTGGTAACGGCGCATTTAACTTTGACAAGATTGACGAAGCTTTGGCCAACATATTCCGCGGTTTGGAGATTATGAACGAGACTGGTTTGCCTGACTTCAAGCCACTAACTACTAGTCCAAGCCCCAAGGAACTGAGGAAGGAGTATGACCATACGGACAATGAGGACATTTCCGAGTTGGAGCCTACTCCTATGGATGGCAACTTTATCAACATGGACTATGGTAACGACCTCTGTTACTATGGTGATGCTCCTGGTGTTACTATTGACATTGGTGAAGACAGTCCATGTAATAACCAGGAATCCACTCCTTCTATCCTCTGTGACATGCGTTCGGTACATGACCAAAGTCCAATTAACACTTTTATTCAGCAACCCGTGCAGTACATTGACCTGGGTACCACCAAGAGCATGCTACACGACACTGATTTGAAGTATCCGGGGAACCCTGTGATTGACCAGTCATCACCAATGCCCTCTACTGGCAAGTGGCAATGGTTAGACAACGCCTTGAATGGGGAATTACCAGGAAAGGGTGGCCAGGTTCCTAGCATGAACCGCCAGCTATCTACTGATACTGCCGAGCAGCATCGCATTCGTCCTATTGAGGAGATTCTTCAGGGCGAATACTACATCGATGAGAACGGGAAGCTTGTTGTAAAGAACGATAGCCGATACCTTCACGTTCCTGAGCGTTACCGTGGCATTCGTAATGTACGGAATTTAGCGCAATATTTCGATGGCCGCCACCAGTTAGCTGAGCGTGCTCGGGAATCGGATAGTGACTCCACTCCGCTGCGCAAGGACTTGGCCAAGGTCGTTACCTCGCCTGTACATCGTTTGATGATGATCACTACAGGTTCGAATGACACCTACGAAGAGGTGGAACCCTGTGCTCGGCCTGCTAAGCAGATTGTCTTACCTGAATTCTTGGATGTTGAGGATATTCAAATGGACCCATCTCCTAGCAGTAAGCCGTTTACCAAGGCGATGCCTTTTAGCGGTGGTTCGTCGGTGGTACGTCCTAATGTCATGATAACTCGTCAGTATGAGGTCCACAAACCGTTTGGTCTTGACACCATAAGTGAATGCATATCTAATTCTCAGAAGTCAATAGACGATATACCTCGTGACGGCTCCCAGGAAGCTCCTGTTGCTGGTGAAGCCAGCGAGCAGAACACCCACCGCGAGTTATCGGTGGGCAGTAGTAATGCTTCTGGTAGTACCATAGGCCAATTGAGTCCAAGGAGCCTGCGTCGTTTGGCTGCAGCACGTCACTTACCTCTTGCATTGGATTCTCGTCAGGATCGTGTATTTTCCATATGTCCACAACCTCGTCGTGAAGGTGCTGTTGTGCCTTCAGATGCTCAGGTTAACAGTACCGATACGCCATCTGGCAAGCAACAGCATGGGAAGAATAACGGAAGCAGTGGCTGTGACCATGGCAATGGTCGTTTAGTCAGTACTGTCGAGTCAGTGGCTTCCCCTGATTCATCTTTGGGTTCGCTGTCAGCTAGTCTAACTCCCAACCGTGCGGTGACTCCTCGTCAGAATTGGCGTAACGAGTTTGATTTCAGTCCTGTAGCAGTCCATTCTGGTATGGACGTTTTAATGGAGCTCATGGAGGACGTGGCTATTGACGACACCATGGCCGATGATCAGAGCTCTGTTGTGAGTCATGATTTCATATTTGGTCGGTGATGCCTTTTTTTTTGCAATCGCATATTTCACGACATTATTCTAATATTATTAATTACATTAATTGGTATGTTCGAAACATTCTGCAAGCCTTTTATCCTGCAGAAAGTGGTTGAAGAAATCAACCGATAGGAATTCGTATAGTCCGGCGACCAATATCGATATGACTAGATCCCTTGGGTTCTTAGCATCTGCACCGTTACATAATTTACCATTTTCTAAATTCTCTAGCATTTGGTCTACTGTTAGGTCTGCTTCTGGTGTATCCTCGGGTGGTTGCGCGATAGTGTCATCCAATGCAGACTCGGTGTCATGGTCATCCACATCACCTGTCTGTTCATTAGACACTTCAACCTTCGATGCTTTAGACCCTCGATCACTGTTTTTAGCGGATGCATTGAATTTGACCAAGCTTTTTATAGACATGGGTTTGGTTACAAATTGCAGTAATCGTTCAGTGAACGGTCTGGGTTTATACTCCTGTTTGCTTTGTTCAGTATCACCGGAGTCACATGTAGCGCTGTTTTCTTCTAATGGCTCTGGTTTTACATCGGGTTGTACAGCAGGGCCTATTAAGTCTGCTACGAGTTTGCTTTCCGGGATTTCTATATTCAGCGGCGCTAACAGTGACATCATCATGTTATCCACTACTGGAAGTTGCGATAGATCTTTCAAGGTGAATTCCGTTTTGTTACCTTTTGTAATATTATCCATTGCTTGTTTAACAACGGACTCTATGAGTTTCCTGGCATCTTCAGGATTATCCAGGAACTGTGACATGTCTATAGGCATCGCTGATTTGCCTGTTTTAGGATCATCAGGATTACTTTTATGAGTAGAATCGTTAGTTACAgatatattgccaatgtCGTCACTTGCTTGACATGCCTGTATAGCTTTAATAAGTGCGTTCATGGGTAGGAATGGTGTTCCTAACCGTCCTGCACGCTGCAATAGGTTGAATCCCTTTTCAATATCACCCATATCCGTTGCTAGGGTTGCCATGGCGTTGCGTTTAGATGCTATTCTGAGACCTATATACGATATCGTGTTTTCGTAAAGTTTTAGTTCCTTTAGGACCTCATCTCTGGATAACAGTGTAACTGGTTCATCTATAGGTTGATGAGCATGACTGTCAGATTCTCCATCATCTTGCCCTGTATCTGTAGTCTGCAATATAGTCTGTCTAATGCATCTGCGATGGCTGTGTTCCTGTGCTTCTCCATATAGGCAGCTAAGTGGTCGTGAGTTTAATAGACATAAATCCGGTGATGGCAGTGGTAGTCCCGGTAGCATATAATCATCTTCTGTGTTGTATTTAATCCTTTTAGACCGGATATTGGCTTGGTTAGCCATGGTGATTCTATTTTAGTAGTGTCTGTGCTcagtgatatataatgcgCGTCGGTGTTGGACTGCtatttgtataatatacGCCACATTAATCATGGTGTGAtctattaaaaatatattagtGTTTGTGTGTTGTATAGAAGGCTCTGGAAGGCTATCGCGCATATACCCTAGGCCACTGTCTTCCTGCTGTGGACAGCCCATGGCGCGGAGAAGTAGAAGTCGTAGTCCTAGCTACCACCGTAGACATACGGGACGTGGCATGAGTCCCGGAAGTCATCGTAGATATCACGATGTAGATAGTCGTTACCCTCGTGATTACAGCCGTGAACGTGATCAAGCTTCACATTACCGAGTAGATTCATATGATCGTGATGGCAGGTCATACAGCAGACGCAAGGATTATTCATATGATCGTCGAGATGTAGATTACCGTCGTCGAGGTGACATCAGTGACAGATCGAGGCCACGTCGTGATGACCGTCATGCTTCCAGGGATGAACGGTACTATACACCCCGGGAGGATACATATCGCTCCAATCGAGATGACAGACAAAGCCACAATGGTGAGAAGTATTATACACCTCGAGATGGTAGCAATCGTCACAGGGACGATCATCACGCATCTCGGGATTCTGGGCGCGACGTGCGTGATCGTCACAACGACCGGGGTAGACGCAGCGCCAGCTTTGAAAGCGCATGTAGCTTCGGGTCACAAGTATCGTTTGGTGGCGACCATGAGGTAGAGGAGGTAGCTGCGGATGCAGATGAGCCGTTGGACGAGGAGGCGATGATGCGTCGGGCTATGGGCTTTACGGAATTCTCTACTACCAAAAATAAGCAACACCTTGACACCGACGTTTCCGGGGTTGCCAAGCGTTCGAAGCGCCAATATCGCCAGTACATGAACCGCCGTGGCGGTTTCAATCGCCCCCTGTCACCGACATTCTGATTAATATCCACGCTGTATAGCTCTGTACATGATAATGCTAGCGCCACACCGTACATTAAGCGATTGTTGTAATTGGTATATCTAGTATGTGGACAGCGAATCGCCATGGCGATGTGTTGGCTAATTAGCGGCTTGATCTTCCTCCAAGTTCTTACCGCTAAAGGCATCATCCAGCAGCAGCTTGCGCTGGCAGCATTCCCAGATATACTCCTCAATGGTGTCCTCGCACATCAGCTTGTACACGTCCACGGGCTCAGTCTGCCCTATTCTGTGCGACCTGTTTTCCGCCTGTGCGTCGTTATGTGGATTCCAATCAAGGTCCATGAGAATCACAGTGGAGGCTACTGTGAGGTTGAGTCCAGTGCCGCCAGCCTTAGTGGATATCAGCAGTAGTGTGATATTGGGATCGTTCGTGAATCTTTCAACAATGTCCGTGCGTGTAGACGGATTATGCCCACCATCAAGCCGCAAGTACTCCAGCTGTGGCTTATGTAGACCCAAGCACGTTTCCAGCAGATCGAGGTACATTGTAAACTGCGAGAATATCAACGCTTTCTTCCCTGCTTGCTCAACGCGATCAATGATTTTGAACATTTCCTGGACCTTGGCTGACTCCAGGAACTGTTCCTTGGGGATTAAGAAACGCTCCAGCCTGGGCTCGACTGGAACTAATGACTGCAGAGACCTGTGTATCTCGAAATCACTCCATGACCGCAGTTCCTTCTCCACTCGCTCTAGTGGGTTACCCTTGTACCCCTCTACCTTGGACCAGTAGTATTTAATGAGCTTCTGCAAAAGGTCTTCCTTGTAATATGCACCTCTCACTAGCAACGGGTGGTTGCATATGCGCCTCATCAGGAATACCATTGACTTGACCAAAAAGTCATCCCTTCGGCTTAGGCTGTAGTCCCTTGACCGCCCATTACACATGCTCAGGACCTCACCTTCAGTGACTTTGCACTTTTGCACAAGCGTATCCCGATTTTGCTTTATCTTGGTTTCAACCTCGGTCATGTACATATCCAACTGTATTCCCGTCATCTTGCACCGTACCAGTAAAGTGCGTTTCTCCGGTAATTCGTGCATTACCGTACGTTTCTTCCTTCTTAGAATAAAGGGTGCTATTAGCCTTTGCAGCACTCGGATGCTAGGGTCGATAGTTTCAGGTGTTTGCGTGGATCCGTCAGTGGATACTTCTTCCGCCTTTATCTGGCACCCTAAGTCGCCACCAGAAAGCTCGGAATTCAATTCAGCCTCGTTGGTAGGCTCTACACTTTCAGTATCTCTATCTGGCATTTCAGGCTCCGAACTTGATTGCATCGGCTCAGATGTTGATTCCTCTGCATCTACGGCCGTAATTTCTGTTGCCACAGGATCTGATTCCTTTACATATGTATACTTCCGACTACGTTTAAGTTTGTGTTGTGACTGCTGCCTCTGTGCACGTTTGTAATCCTCTATTTCAGTAATATCCACTAGCGATGCCAAGTCGGGGAACTCGTTGACAGCGTCTTTGTAATGCTCTATAAGGTAGTTGATCCCGGCATTAACCTTAAATTGGTCAAATAACTCAGGCATGGCGAATTGTATCAAGTTGCCCAATTCACTTTCCCTGTTTTGTATTGGCGTACCCGTTATTAAAAGCCGGTGCCTGATGTTGAATGAACCATTCAACCTGCGATAAGCAATGGTCTCGCTATTCTTCAGCGAGTGGGCTTCATCTACTATCATGTACTCAAATTCACGCAGACCACGCAGCATTCGTATGTCCTCTTTAGAGGACACCGTGGCCATGGTGGAGACCAATATGGCAAAAGAGCCCTTACTAACGTCGTCTAACATATCACAAGCAATTTGAAATCTTGCAGATTGTGCCCCGTGGTACTTAACAATGCGATCTTTGAGGTTTGGCGCCCAGCGCTTCAATTCGTTGCACCAATTGTCCAGCACTGACAATGGTACTAATATCAAGGTTGACCTTCGGCAACCACCAGCTTCCAGCTTCATCTTTGACAAAAAGTCTTTACTCGTACTTGGCATCTGCATACTATACAGATAACT contains:
- a CDS encoding putative integral membrane protein codes for the protein MSTFGGHTGRSPLESVKRAVFGTPAVYSTGLINELLELEKIDRHWEVAFRRKFLASKEDELRAIEKSFKFNVTQWELNAMLVGAFLMQALYGILTFSPLSFIISFFAMSLLFQLRLHRDKLTLHYSLLSFGGYIIMMANLLIVQPEHVVNYAGITAIFGISFIHAIIMIVLGRHTMGHAFERFAESCLQFAIPSLLEVQSLVIGVIIFLGICFSIVKLHYLSYTAFIVVLFTIIARFNLRVPRSDVREHVNMFEASLPVVRSMIHVLFTAAALFVCIASLCDYRFMSISNQESFKNWERAHGRVGDYTLVAKGLAYLLSGCCLFIMIVGIMLLLRRMTGSSRLSHALEHSTTFMGKACMSHKKEVRYEYRAYTLDRSGRVVFVQTMHKSAINGYNRSTMNCYDVYFAMQVRALHAMDYRSLYCYAPVGRLYHTDRDSNALVRGRVSLERMATRLESLVTAERKRRHDERRERERLRKLRESEECRPPFISTSIPAGVELYIPSIPRDSIRQAGDEVRCRKRSMSIPAELSLSSVDELPLVSRHLERMYNRRCVTTAIGDDFYWRRHGIIDRIRSSWLERTTPESVPSFSGLKPTSTRVYRDPGNGAFNFDKIDEALANIFRGLEIMNETGLPDFKPLTTSPSPKELRKEYDHTDNEDISELEPTPMDGNFINMDYGNDLCYYGDAPGVTIDIGEDSPCNNQESTPSILCDMRSVHDQSPINTFIQQPVQYIDLGTTKSMLHDTDLKYPGNPVIDQSSPMPSTGKWQWLDNALNGELPGKGGQVPSMNRQLSTDTAEQHRIRPIEEILQGEYYIDENGKLVVKNDSRYLHVPERYRGIRNVRNLAQYFDGRHQLAERARESDSDSTPLRKDLAKVVTSPVHRLMMITTGSNDTYEEVEPCARPAKQIVLPEFLDVEDIQMDPSPSSKPFTKAMPFSGGSSVVRPNVMITRQYEVHKPFGLDTISECISNSQKSIDDIPRDGSQEAPVAGEASEQNTHRELSVGSSNASGSTIGQLSPRSLRRLAAARHLPLALDSRQDRVFSICPQPRREGAVVPSDAQVNSTDTPSGKQQHGKNNGSSGCDHGNGRLVSTVESVASPDSSLGSLSASLTPNRAVTPRQNWRNEFDFSPVAVHSGMDVLMELMEDVAIDDTMADDQSSVVSHDFIFGR
- a CDS encoding SNF2 family N-terminal domain containing protein; protein product: MVTTSSFFLNGLRNRNNVIEDGSIDDIGQYSLAEGEAKVQGIDTDTRGTSAQSNDAMANDAASTTVVKRKRKLKRQRDDSDSDDGADEAAAAMAERIAREEQKKRRIILDNLETLASFLKISKNMMKAAVDGFGGGDPAMETQIRETIRRGGCAFIHTRADLSKFEIAEKFRNLKLYQQCGVHWLSLIHSVESANGILADEMGLGKTAQASVFLSYLYSMQMPSTSKDFLSKMKLEAGGCRRSTLILVPLSVLDNWCNELKRWAPNLKDRIVKYHGAQSARFQIACDMLDDVSKGSFAILVSTMATVSSKEDIRMLRGLREFEYMIVDEAHSLKNSETIAYRRLNGSFNIRHRLLITGTPIQNRESELGNLIQFAMPELFDQFKVNAGINYLIEHYKDAVNEFPDLASLVDITEIEDYKRAQRQQSQHKLKRSRKYTYVKESDPVATEITAVDAEESTSEPMQSSSEPEMPDRDTESVEPTNEAELNSELSGGDLGCQIKAEEVSTDGSTQTPETIDPSIRVLQRLIAPFILRRKKRTVMHELPEKRTLLVRCKMTGIQLDMYMTEVETKIKQNRDTLVQKCKVTEGEVLSMCNGRSRDYSLSRRDDFLVKSMVFLMRRICNHPLLVRGAYYKEDLLQKLIKYYWSKVEGYKGNPLERVEKELRSWSDFEIHRSLQSLVPVEPRLERFLIPKEQFLESAKVQEMFKIIDRVEQAGKKALIFSQFTMYLDLLETCLGLHKPQLEYLRLDGGHNPSTRTDIVERFTNDPNITLLLISTKAGGTGLNLTVASTVILMDLDWNPHNDAQAENRSHRIGQTEPVDVYKLMCEDTIEEYIWECCQRKLLLDDAFSGKNLEEDQAAN